The window TgtcaataaacacagaaaaagcattaaataaaatgcaacaacTTCAACATAATATAGACCATATATTAACACACAGttaacatcatattgaatggggaaaagctgaagaCCTCTCCTCTAAGAACTACAGCAAAGGAAGAACacttaccacttttattcaacacagtactgtaAGCCCTAGCGAGAGCATTTAAGCAATGATGTGTGGGTGGGGACAAGTCCAGGAGCCAGGATCCTCAGTTGGTGGACTTTAGGGCTGAGAGCTAAAAACTTGCAGTGGAAAATGGCTCTTTGGAAAGCAGCTGCTCTTGCGTCCTGGATGAGCCATAGAGAAGACTCCACCTGTGGCAGGTCTGGAAGCTGCCCTGGACTCCTGTCCCTGTGCAGTTTCTACAGTGCACACACCGGGGGCTTTACGTCCATCATCTCTAAGGCGTGATGGGCGAGGGGCTAAGTGTGGCACTCACCGGAGCTGACTCCCAGAAGCCTCTGAGCAGATGCTCACCCCTGTAGCCTGGGAGAGCCGGAGCTCAGTGTGTTGCACGATGACAGTTAGGTCTTTTCAGAAGCAAAGGCACGGATGTACGAATGTGTAAGTTTTCCTGTTTATGCAGAGGGAAAACTGCTCTCAGGGAAGAGAGATAAGTCTAAATCAGCCTGGGGTGAAGCCCAGAAGAGCCCTGATGGGCAGACTGAGGAGCCCAGACCTCATTTGGTTGGCCTGGGAAGCTACGGAGGTCTTTTGAGCAGGGAGGGATCTGATGAAAGCACAACCCTACCAAATTTACACCGGCCAGCACCAGCGGGTTTTTAAAGGACCGGTATTCTCCATGCCTTAGAGTGGCGCTGGTGGGTATAATGTTCATAATAATTAGcctaaaattatccttgttcCTCAGGGATTCATACACACATTTTACAGCCCTGCCTGTTGGCCTCGGGAAGCCTTTTTGTGCCCCTATAGACACATACGCCAGGGATCCTGGCACCAACTCTGCAGGACCTACTTTAGGATATGTAGGGTCCAGAGAACATTTCGTTGTTAACCCCTCACTCCCTTTCCTCTGCTGGCATGAAGGAAAGGCTCATggtgggcgtggggtgggggaatATCATAATATGGGAATATGCAATGGGAGGCGAAGGGGGCAAGTGTTTTCGAAGGGCTCTGTCTCAGTttggggtggggttgggtggGGCGGATTATGTGTACCTCAATCTAAGGCCTTTCCTCAAAATCCCAAGCCACCCACTCCCCATTTGAAGCCCACATCCCTTGTCAGATATGAAGGGTATGTGTGTTTGGACAGGGAGAGAGGATATGTTTTTCCTCCTGGTTACATTGAATTGCCCTCCTCAAGATCAGAACAAGACACctgtggaaaaaaatcactgtctATAGGCCACAGTCCTACCAGGTCCTTAGGAACAAACAATGCTGTCCCATGACTAGGACCAAGTACGTGGGCCCAAATATGTGGCTATGTCTTAAACTCCTCCCCACCTCAACCGCCAGCCCGATCCCAACCAAATGAATATCTTTCTGAAGAGGTGTAAGAAAGATACGGACGCATAAAACCACCAATGCCTTCCAGATTTATTTCAGTCTTAATGagagagaaggtggcaggggGGAAGATGGGTCCCGTGGGGGTGGGTCCTCCAGAGTGTTGCTCTCCCATGAGCAGGCTGAGACACTAGAGCCACCAACTCTACAAAGCTGAGGGCCTGAGTCTAGGGGCCTCAGTGGGATTCGGCTCCTCATTCAGAAAAGAAGCAGATCAATGCGATTTGATGGCGGCCCCTATGATGTCCCCTCACCCCATATTGTGTGTCTGAAGAGCCCACCGCTTCTGCATTGGCCTGGGTGATTTCTGGTGATGCAGTTTCTAACAGGGCCTCCCCCATGGGGTAAGATTAAAGGGACAAATATGCTCTACCCCTGCTCCCAACAGACTTCTGCAGATAATATGCTGCAGTCTATATCAAGGTCACCGTAGGAGGGCAAGAGTCCCTTATCATATGAGAAGGAACAATGTGCAGTTGGAGACCAGCTGGTCTGTGGGAAGGGTTCTGTATTGCGGTGGGTTTGGGGTGCTTGGGAGCTCTTTATAAGGTTAGGGGTCAAAGAACTTTCTTTAAAACCTACAGATTCTACCCGCACGTGGCCGTCACTTCCCCTTGTAAACACTGCCCGGTTTTTGTCAGCTATGAAGACTGTGTACAttgctggggcgggggtggggagagagatgctatttcttccttcctcatttctGCATATGAGTGCCCCATCAGGGTAAGAGCTGTCAGCTGCGGGAAATTCACTGATGGCTGGCCACAGCCCATTGCAAGCAGGACTGGGGGACAAGCAGCACAGCCTCAAGGAGGAGGCCGGACAGCCTCCCTCCACAGTCTCAccaccacagcctccctccgCAGCCCCACCACCGCCAAAGCCGACCACCCCCAATTGACCGGAGGCTGGGGTCAGTGTTGAGAGTTACATCAAATACCATGAAGCAAAACTGGTCAAGcatgccagcatttatttcaGGCCCAGCAACAGAGACACCGGGGAAAGCAGCGGCATGAGGCAGCAGAGAGGGCTTGATCACCGTTCATGGCTCTGTGTCTGCGGCTCCGTGGTCTCAGTTTTCGAGCGTCTGGTATCCTCCCCTAGGGAGGAGGGCAGAGTGATGAGTGGAGTCTGGGGAGACCTGGTGAATTCAGGCCTGGCCTGGCGTTCCCTTTTTGGAAGAGGAAGGAGCGGCAGGTGTGCTTGTCTGcacgcagagagagagagagagagagagagagagagagagagagagagacagaaagagagagaggcagaggatggCTCTGAGCTCTCACCTGAAGGACCTGGTGAAACATGCCAGGGCTCTCTGGAACCGGCTCCTCCAAGACTCTCGCAGAAGAGCAGGCTCTCTGGGCGAGCCTGTGCCTCCGGATGGGTTCTCCGTGGTGTCAGAGAAAACAACACATTCCGCAGGGTCCTTATGCGGGCCTTTCACAATCTGCATGGTAGAGTAAATACCCTCATCCTATCGGTCCCTCTCAACCGCTGGCCCCCATTAGCTCATTCGGCAACTGTTAATGTGCCTCCCAGACCCTgtcccagaggctgggggtgcagCAGTGGACTGCACAGACCAACCTCCATCTCCCCGAGGACATTTCACGACAGTGGAGGGCCATCAGACTCACCAGCTCAacaggtggaaggaagggagtgaaGATCATGGCTCCAGGAGTGTGTGATGTGCCCGTAGTGATCAACAGGACTTCCTTGAAGAGCCCAGCGAAGTTCTTCTCTCTGCTGGTTACAAGGAGGCCAAAGCCCTGCCCCCTCCACGCCCCTTCAGCCCCTCTTCCGCCACCcatgcttcctccctccctcggcCCAGGGCCCAGTGCAGTGTGTTCCAGCAGCAGTGGATACATTTCTGGTATGTCACATCCCGTCCGTTCCCACTGCCTCTTACTCCCACCcctccaatctctctctccttttgttctttccCATGGCCCTCCCAGCAGGCTCAAGCCAGCTTTCTGCTTGCTGAACAGAGAAAGTAGAGGTGTTCAGGGAGACGGTGAGTTGCCATTTGGCGGGGATACCGCAGACAGTGGCATCCTCGTGGGTCCTCCCCTTCATTCCATTCACAGGAATTTGTACCTGGAAGCTCTGGGCAGGTGGGTCCAAATGGGTCGTCACAGCCAGGATGGTGAGCCTGGTGACGGCATTTACAGTCCAAATCAACAGGGAGGTTTTCCTTTGAGAGGGTTGTGTGAAATGCCATGTCTGTGTAGCATTCAGTGTCTGGTGGATGTTGGACAGGTGATTTGGGGCCTGGAGGGCTTGAAAAGCGTCAAGGAGAGATGGGAAGGGCCTCGACTGGGCTAAGTTGAAAGCAGAATGGCAGAGGTGAAAGCTCATCATTGCCTAGTCCTACTAGGTCAAAATCCATCTTTGACCCTGGGGTTCAAGCAATGCTGACAACTTATGCCCCCTATTATCAACCAGGTCTGTGAGGTCCAGCCCAGTGACTTCAAGGGAACTCCCTGCTAACAGTATTCTGAAGGGGAAGTGGAAGTAGGTGGCCCTCAggcttttatttggtttttgaaaTAGTAGGACTGTTTAGGAAAGCATCTCTTACATTACTGTGAGGATACAGAGCTGATCTTTGTGAGCCTACCATGGGCCGTGCCCTGAATGAGACTCAGTTGCTGATTCAAGCCATTCTGTGAGGGAGAAGCCAAGAAAGGCATGATTGCAACAGAGAGCTATGGAGGGAAGTTTATGGGGCTATGGGAGGACTGAGCACGGGCAGTCACCCAGCCTTGGGAGTTGGAATACAGTCGGTGAAGATTTCCTGGAGGGGGCATGGCCTGAAAGgagtgaagaaagaaattggccaaaaatagagaaaagggagAGCGTCACTACCAGAAGCCCCAGAAAATACCGTGAGTTTCTGCAACTGGAAATAGGTAGGCCCAGTTTTCTGTTCTGGTGTTTAATAGAAGTCAAGGTCAGTGACGAGGTTCCAGTCCAGGATTGGAAAATTGTGCCTCATGGAGACACTGAACCCTTGTTTCTGAGAagtaagagtttttgttttttaaagaattctgatAGCAGTCcactgattatttttccattgtgaTTCACACATTTTGTGTCCTATCTAAGATATCGTTGCCTAGCCTCATGACAgagattttctcttctgtttttgcaggttttaatatattacaatttacATTTAGATCTAGGATTCATTTTGACTTAATGTTTTCATGCAGTGTGAAGggtttaagttgttttttttttttttcaccataagGAGATCCACTTTTTCCAGGACCATTAATTAAAGAGTAGTTCGTTTAATTATGTTAAAGCCTTTGTTAAAAATCACCTTACTATATATCTGTAGGTCTATTTCTAGGCTTTCTATTTTATCCATTGATCCATATGCCTATTCTCGTGTTAAGACTATGCTGTCATGATTACCATATCCTTATACTAAGTCAGGGACTTTGGTGATGTAAGTACTGCATCTCTGTTCTTTTGCTTTTGGAACAAGACAGGCTTTGGCTGTTATATGTCGTTTTGTAGTTCCCCACTATTTGGAGATATAGCTTTTTCACTTTAATCATGATTATGGTGAATCCTAGACCAATTACTAGAGAATCGACATCTTCATCTGAGTCTTCTGATCAATGAACATAATATATCACCATTCATTTTGGTCtctaatttctctcagcaatatttaaTAGTTGTCTGCATGTAGGTCTTTCACATATTACATGAAAATACTCCATAGATGCTGCATTGCTTTTACTGAAATTGTGAATGATATTGTAAAAAATTTTCACCTCCAGTTATTTGCCCCTAGTATATTGAAATGCagtggatttttgtatattgagtTTCTATCCTGTGACCTTGTTAAATCACATATTAGACTAGGagctactttttttcttaattgcttagtattttctacatagacTATCATGtcatttgtaaatgaagttttttaatttcttccttttcaatctgtatcctcttctttctttctcttgccttgtTGCACTAACAAGGACCTCAAGTGTAATGGCATACACATGCTTAGAGTCTAAGGAGGGAGAcgttctgctttatttttaatcttatgaGGGAAGCATTCAGtatttcaccattgagtatgatgccAGCAGCAGGTTTTTTGTAGCAGCACTTTATTAGGTTAAGGACTTTCCTTTACACTCCTATCAAGTGTATTGGGTGTTTGGGGACTCACGAATGGGTGTCTCACATTATcagattacttttcttttctttatcatttcagcatattatgggagtacaaaagtttaggttacaaaaattgccctttccccctccatgcccctgaatcagagcttcaagcatgtccattccccagacagtgcgcatgacactcattatgtaggtatacccctgtcccttcccccccaccccgcataactgcccaacacctgattagtGTTATTCaaaaatgtgctcttaggtgatggtcagggaaaccaatttgatggtgaatacatgtggtgcttatttttccattcttggttgaatgggttccaactctatccaggagaacataagagattctatatccccattatttcttatagctgagtaatactccatggtatacatataccacattttattcaaccactcatgtattgatgggcacttgggttgtttccacatctttgtgattgtgaactgttctgctataaatattcgggtgcagatgtcttttttatagtatgtatgacttttgttcttttgggtagatgcccaataatgggattgctagatcgaatggtaggtctacttgaatctgtttgaggtatctccatattgctttccacagaggctgcagtcccaccagcagtgtatgagtattcctgtctctctgcatccacgccaacatgtattgctttgggactttttgataaaggccattctcgctggagttaagtgacatctcattgggggttttatttgcatttccctgatgattacagatgttgagcattttttcatatgtttgttgaccattcttctgtcttcttttgaaaaatatctcttcatgtcctttgcccactttttgttagggttgtttgattttttctggATGAGTTTCCTGAGTTTTAAAGAGATTCTAGTTAacgatgtgtagcatgcaaaaaatttctcccgttctgtaggttgtctgtttgctctcgtgactctttctttggctgtgcagaagctttttaatttaatcaggtcccatttatttatttttgttgttgctgtgattgcctttagggtcttcttcataaattctttgcctaggccaatgtctataataGTCAGATTACTTTTCTGTTATACATCTTGATAATAAGTgtcctttccttttattccatTAATATGGTGAAATGCATTGATggatatttaatggaaaaatgaccttgcattcctaaaataaatattgcttggtaatggattatattttccatatatggTTGGATTAAAAGTTCTAAAAGTCCATTAGGGAgctttgcatctatgttcattagtAATAGTGGTTTgcagtatattttttcttctagggtctttttctatttttgtctataaaagtaaTGGTGGCTTCATAAAGTgattgggaagtgttccctccttattttctgaaaaagtcCTTCTAGGACTgttagtagtattttttttttgttttgtttttttatgtttgacACTGTTCACCAGTAAGTCTATCTAAGACTAAAGTTTTCTTTATGGGAAAATTATGAATTACAAATTCAATTGTAAAACTCTTAtaacctttttaaatttaacaaggTCTTTAGAGAAGATTAACAATGAATTATGTGCATTTATTAGAAGAGCATGATTTTTGAAAAGTTCCCCAgcttttaaatgtcttattttcccAAAAAGTCTCCTGTAGGCTTCTTCTTGGACCATAGAGATATTCTGCTCATAATCTCATGCCTTCAGGTGTCCATGGGCCTGCAGTACCCTGCAGTTTTCTTACACCTGGGCACCCTCCACTGCTTTCCGTGGCTTCCAGCCCAAGATCCAAACAATGCTCTCATTTCCTGTCTGATCTCTGGGtctagaaagagagaaacatTGCCTACAGCAGCCCTCAGACAGGCAGGAATGTTGCAAACAAACCCCACTTTTCCCTTTCTGTCTTAAGTGAAGGAACCAAGAGTTCAGCCTTTTCCTCCCAACAGCTCCATGCCATGCAGGGGAGCGGATAGAGCAAGGGTTTGTAAAAATTCCATGGATTTCCTATCATTGTGTATGTGGCTTTTTGTCGATTTGGCGTTCTCTTGGTTGTTGTAGATCTTTGACTGGTTTTCAGACCTTTTATAAGGTTATTTTGTCCAGTCTCTTGGGTTGTCTCCCTGATGTTCCCATGGGGGAACAAGAGTCTGGGGCTTCCTAGTCTGCCATTTTGCTGACATCACTCATAATCACATGTCCAGCTTTTAACACATATTGGAACATATAGATATTCTACTTTTTCCTTACTCAGTTTTGGTCTTTTATACCTGTTAAGAAGTCTGTCCATTTCACCAAGATTCTTGAATTTATTGGAATAAGTTACTCAAAGTATCCCGTTATTATGCTTTTAGTGTCTATAGGATCTATTATACTATTCACACTTTCAGTTCTGATAATGactgtcttctttcttcatttttggaCATTCTATCTGGAGTTTTATCAGTTGTTTTGATCATTTCAGAgaaccatttttttatttcaacagttttctttataatttgttcattttctttcttcctttttttttttttaaaaaaaatactgatactTTATTGGCTGTAGCAAGACATGTGGCCTGGCCAGCCTTCAGGGGGATTGGTCATGATTCCTACGATGCTTGGAAGTGGAGGTCGAAGCACACGTCAGTGAATGGCAGTATGTTTCCTACACTTGGGTCTTCCTCTGTCTTTGTAGACTGTTATATTGATTTCTgctccttttagttcttttcttctaTACACGTTGGTTTTACCCTGCtcatcttcttctttttatatttttacctttttaaagtgCAATCTTAGATAATTATTtgagcttttgttcttttataatataagcatttaaagaaattaattaatttctacATCCCTGTTGTagctgcatctcacaaattttgatatgtgtgttttcattttcagtcagttcaaaatattttctagtttgcTTTGTGACTTCTTCTTTGATCTATGGAATGCTGAAAATTATTCTGTTAAATTtaagagatacacgatatcatctatgaattctacaaaaatctttatgcacacaaactggaaaatgtggaggaaatggacaaatttttagaaacacataccCTTCCctggctcaaccaggaagaaatagaattcctgaacagaccaatatcaagaactgaaatcaaaacagcaataaaaatccttcccaaaaagaaaagccctgggcCAGATGGGTTCACAACCGagttttaccacacctacaaagaagaactggtgtccatcctacataaactattctccaatattgagaaggatgaaattctccccaacacgttttaccaagccaacataacattgataccaaaaccaggaaaggatacaacaaaaaaagaaaactataggccaatatgtcttatgaatatagatgcaaaaattctcaataaaatcctagcaaatcgtatccaggtgcttatcaaaaaaataatccatcacgaccaattgggcttcatcccagagatgcagggatggttcaacatacgcaaatctataaatgtaatttatcacataaatggaagcaaaaataaagaccatatgatcctctcaatagatgcagaaacagcatttgacaaaattcaacacccttttatggtaagaacgcttaacaaaatgggcatagacaggacctacctaaaagtaatgcaagccatatatgacaaacccacagccaacatcatactgaagggagaaaaattgaaagcattcccgcttcgaactggaaccagacaaagctGCTCACTGTCGTCATTACTTTTCAACACagtgttggaagtccttgcaagagctatcaggcaagagagcagaatcaagggagtccaaatagggaaagaagagatcaagctctcactctttgctgatgatatgatgttatatctggaaaaccccaagtattcaaccaagagactcctggaattgatcaatgtaTTCTTCAGTCTTAAAGGGGTTCAATCCACctgtttttaaaacagtttatcAAGGCAAAATTCACATACTATTCACCTAacccattaaaattttataattcaattcatttcagcatattcaaagagttgtgcagccatcacgaCAATCAACTTTAGAATAATTTCATCAGGTCTCCAAAATACTCTATACTTATTGCCTGCCACTTCCCATTCCCGCACAGCCACCTCACCTGAGCCCTAAGCAACCAGTAATCTACTTTCCGaattgcctgttctggacattttatataaatggaatcacactgtgtgtggtcttttgtgattttcTATGTTTCCAAGGTTTATTCATGCCATGtcatgtatcagcacttcattcctttgtatagcCGAATAACATTTTATGGTATGGATGTAcgatattttatttatccagcaGTCATCAGTTGACGGACGGTTGATttccttccaccttttggctgttgtgaacaatgctgccatgaacatctGTGAacaagcttttgtgtggacatacactTGTGTTTCTCTTGGGCACATGCCAAGGAATAGAACTTcttggtcatatggtaactctgtgtttaatatTTGAGGGAATGCCAGACTATTTTCTGTAGTATCTGTGCCATCTTTCATTCCAAtgagcaatgtatgagggttcaagtttctccacatcctcaacaatgctcatcattttctgtctttttgattttagctatcctagtgggtgtgaagtattaggccattgtggtttgatttgcatttccctgagtaTTGACATTGAACCTCTTTTTGCGTGCTCAGTGGCTCTCTGTATGTCTTTCGGGGAGAAGTGGCCATTCACAT of the Lemur catta isolate mLemCat1 chromosome X, mLemCat1.pri, whole genome shotgun sequence genome contains:
- the LOC123628319 gene encoding protein FAM236D-like, whose protein sequence is MIFTPFLPPVELIVKGPHKDPAECVVFSDTTENPSGGTGSPREPALLRESWRSRFQRALACFTRSFRGGYQTLEN